A genomic segment from Bradyrhizobium sp. CB1015 encodes:
- the pstS gene encoding phosphate ABC transporter substrate-binding protein PstS, with the protein MNFLKTMVAAGLVAASTTAAFAADITGAGATFPFPIYSKWADAYKKETGNGLNYQSIGSGGGIKQIQAKTVTFGASDAPLKAEQLEKDGLVQWPMVMGAIVPVVNLEGVKPGELVFDGETLANIYLGKITKWDDAAIKKLNPNAKLPSEAITVVRRSDGSGTTFNFTNYLSKASADWKSKVGEGTAVEWPVGVGAKGNEGVSGNISQTKNSIGYVEYAYAKQNKLTYTGLVNKAGKPVQPTVEAFQAAASNADWAKAPGYYVILTDQPGEKSWPITAATFILMHKSATDKAASQEAIKFFRWAFKNGGKAAEELDYIPMPDSVVQLIEKTWAAEIKS; encoded by the coding sequence ATGAATTTCCTCAAAACCATGGTCGCTGCCGGCTTGGTCGCCGCATCGACGACGGCAGCCTTTGCGGCCGACATCACGGGTGCCGGCGCGACGTTCCCGTTCCCGATCTATTCGAAGTGGGCCGACGCCTACAAAAAGGAGACCGGCAACGGTCTGAACTATCAGTCCATCGGCTCCGGCGGCGGCATCAAGCAGATCCAGGCCAAGACCGTGACCTTCGGCGCCAGCGACGCGCCGCTCAAGGCCGAGCAGCTCGAGAAGGACGGCCTCGTGCAGTGGCCGATGGTGATGGGTGCCATCGTCCCCGTCGTCAACCTCGAGGGCGTGAAGCCCGGCGAGCTGGTGTTCGACGGCGAGACCCTGGCCAACATCTATCTCGGCAAGATCACCAAGTGGGACGATGCCGCGATCAAGAAGCTCAATCCGAACGCGAAGCTGCCCTCGGAGGCGATCACCGTGGTCCGCCGTTCGGACGGTTCGGGCACCACCTTCAACTTCACCAACTATCTCTCCAAGGCCAGCGCGGACTGGAAGAGCAAGGTCGGCGAAGGCACCGCGGTCGAGTGGCCGGTCGGCGTCGGCGCGAAGGGCAACGAAGGCGTGTCGGGCAACATCAGCCAGACCAAGAACTCGATCGGTTACGTCGAGTACGCCTATGCCAAGCAGAACAAGCTGACCTACACCGGTCTGGTCAACAAGGCCGGCAAGCCGGTGCAGCCGACCGTCGAGGCCTTCCAGGCGGCCGCCTCCAACGCCGACTGGGCCAAGGCGCCCGGCTATTACGTCATCCTGACCGACCAGCCCGGCGAGAAGTCCTGGCCGATCACGGCGGCGACCTTCATCCTCATGCATAAGTCGGCCACCGACAAGGCAGCCTCGCAGGAAGCCATCAAGTTCTTCCGCTGGGCCTTCAAGAACGGCGGCAAGGCGGCTGAAGAGCTCGACTACATCCCGATGCCGGACAGCGTCGTGCAGCTGATCGAGAAGACCTGGGCTGCCGAGATCAAGAGCTAA
- a CDS encoding SDR family oxidoreductase, whose translation MLNNLFSLKGRIALVTGGSRGIGKMIAAGFLSAGAAKVYITARKAGPCEETAKALSAQYDGECIALPIDISTVEGCNRLAGEIIKLEPRLDILVNNAGAAWGAEFDEFPESGWDKVMDLNVKSLFFLTKALAKPLRAAASAERPSKVINIASVDGIFVNPSETYSYAASKAAVIHLTRRMAVKLIKDNINVTAIAPGAFKSDMNRAARDHADEVAKRIPARRIGTDEDMAGVAIYLASRAGDYVVGNTIAVDGGVVYANAGLEIAG comes from the coding sequence ATGCTCAACAATCTGTTCTCGCTCAAAGGCCGCATCGCGCTGGTGACCGGCGGCTCGCGCGGCATCGGCAAGATGATCGCCGCGGGATTTCTCAGCGCCGGCGCGGCAAAGGTCTACATCACCGCGCGCAAGGCCGGACCGTGCGAGGAGACCGCCAAGGCGCTCAGCGCGCAATATGACGGTGAATGCATCGCACTGCCGATCGACATCTCCACCGTCGAAGGCTGCAACAGGCTCGCCGGCGAGATCATCAAGCTGGAGCCCAGGCTCGACATCCTCGTCAACAATGCCGGCGCGGCCTGGGGCGCCGAGTTCGACGAATTCCCGGAGAGCGGCTGGGACAAGGTGATGGATCTCAACGTCAAGTCGCTGTTCTTCCTGACCAAGGCGCTGGCCAAGCCGCTCCGCGCCGCAGCCAGCGCAGAGCGGCCGTCGAAGGTCATCAACATCGCCTCGGTCGACGGCATCTTCGTCAATCCGAGCGAGACCTATTCCTACGCCGCGAGCAAGGCCGCGGTGATCCATCTGACCCGGCGCATGGCGGTGAAGCTGATCAAGGACAACATCAACGTCACCGCGATCGCGCCGGGCGCGTTCAAGTCCGACATGAACCGCGCCGCGCGCGATCACGCGGACGAGGTCGCAAAGCGCATTCCGGCGCGGCGGATCGGCACGGACGAGGATATGGCGGGTGTCGCAATCTATCTCGCCTCGCGCGCAGGCGATTACGTCGTCGGCAACACCATCGCCGTCGATGGCGGCGTGGTGTATGCGAATGCCGGGCTGGAGATCGCGGGGTAG
- a CDS encoding lysylphosphatidylglycerol synthase domain-containing protein, with protein MLEAIRRVTTFLRQKQILHKLGVVISIAVIGIACYVLYHMLRGIDFNEVLEAIKSTEPSQIAMAALFVAAGYFTLTFYDLFATRAIGHAHVPYRINALAAFTSYSIGHNVGASVFTGGAVRYRIYSAYGLNAIDVAKICFLAGLTFWLGNAAVLGLGISYHPEAAASIDQLPAWLNRTLALMIIAALIGYVVWVWTQPRVVGRGPWTVVLPGGPLTLLQIAIGIVDLGFCALAMYVLVPDEPNLGFVVVAVIFVSATLLGFASHSPGGLGVFDAAMLVGLWQMDREELLGGMLLFRVLYYLSPFVLSVILLTFREVIIGARSKRLQQAALKLDPGPAPEAAYVRERSDSGA; from the coding sequence ATGCTGGAAGCCATACGCAGGGTGACGACGTTTCTGCGCCAGAAGCAAATCCTGCATAAGCTTGGAGTTGTGATCAGCATCGCGGTCATCGGCATCGCTTGCTATGTGCTCTACCACATGCTGCGGGGCATCGATTTCAACGAGGTCCTCGAAGCGATCAAGAGCACCGAGCCGAGCCAGATTGCGATGGCGGCTCTGTTCGTCGCTGCCGGCTATTTCACGCTGACCTTTTACGACCTCTTCGCCACGCGCGCGATCGGCCATGCCCATGTGCCGTACCGCATCAATGCGCTCGCGGCCTTCACCAGCTATTCGATCGGCCACAATGTCGGCGCATCCGTTTTCACCGGCGGCGCCGTGCGCTACCGCATCTATTCGGCCTACGGGCTGAACGCGATCGACGTCGCAAAAATCTGCTTTCTCGCCGGCCTGACCTTCTGGCTGGGCAATGCCGCCGTGCTCGGCCTCGGCATCTCCTACCATCCGGAGGCGGCAGCCTCGATCGACCAGCTGCCGGCCTGGCTGAACCGGACGCTGGCGCTGATGATCATCGCGGCGCTGATCGGCTACGTGGTCTGGGTCTGGACCCAGCCGCGGGTGGTGGGCCGCGGCCCCTGGACCGTGGTGCTGCCGGGCGGCCCGCTGACGCTGCTCCAGATTGCGATCGGCATCGTCGATCTCGGCTTCTGCGCGCTGGCGATGTACGTGCTGGTCCCCGACGAGCCCAATCTGGGCTTCGTCGTGGTCGCGGTGATCTTCGTCTCGGCGACCCTGCTCGGCTTCGCCAGCCATTCGCCTGGGGGCTTGGGGGTGTTCGACGCCGCCATGCTGGTCGGCCTCTGGCAGATGGACCGGGAGGAGCTCCTGGGCGGCATGCTCCTGTTCCGCGTCCTCTATTATCTGTCTCCGTTCGTCCTATCTGTAATCTTGCTGACGTTTCGAGAAGTTATCATCGGCGCCCGATCGAAGCGCTTGCAACAGGCGGCGCTCAAGCTGGACCCCGGCCCGGCGCCTGAAGCCGCCTATGTGAGAGAGCGCAGCGACAGCGGCGCCTGA
- a CDS encoding polysaccharide deacetylase family protein yields the protein MKQLRNNVIRAGLGALYFSGAHHLLRPLLSGVGAIFMLHHVRPAREAAFQPNRHLEVTPEFLRATLRHLRSRDIDIVSMDELHERLVQGRFDRRFAAFTLDDGYRDNLDYALPVLREFDAPLAVYVASDFADGTGRLWWTALEAVIAKTEQIDVQIGNSTLRLDATSVAAKQAAFDRLHDWLRALPGEHDLAREIGALCTAYGVDMEALCRSLCLSWTELKSFAADPLVTIGAHSVSHCNLAKQAEDIAAQEMAASRARIEQVLERPVLHLAYPYGDRDAAGAREFALAASAGFKTAVTTRPGMLFAENAGHMTALPRVSLNGNYQDARILPVLTSGAATAMWNGFRRIAAA from the coding sequence ATGAAACAACTGCGTAACAACGTCATCCGCGCCGGGCTGGGAGCACTCTATTTCAGCGGGGCGCACCACCTGTTGCGCCCGCTTTTGTCGGGCGTCGGCGCCATTTTCATGCTGCACCACGTGCGGCCGGCGCGCGAGGCCGCGTTCCAGCCGAACCGGCATCTCGAGGTCACCCCCGAATTCCTGCGCGCCACGCTGCGTCATTTGCGCTCGCGCGACATCGACATCGTCAGCATGGACGAGCTGCATGAGCGGCTGGTGCAGGGCCGGTTCGACCGCCGCTTCGCCGCCTTCACCCTGGACGACGGTTATCGCGACAATCTGGATTACGCTCTGCCGGTGCTGCGCGAATTTGACGCGCCGCTGGCGGTCTATGTCGCGAGCGATTTTGCCGACGGCACCGGGCGATTGTGGTGGACGGCGCTGGAGGCCGTGATCGCCAAGACCGAGCAGATCGACGTGCAAATCGGCAATTCCACGCTGCGGCTCGATGCGACCAGTGTTGCGGCGAAGCAGGCGGCGTTCGACCGCCTGCACGACTGGCTGCGCGCGCTGCCGGGCGAGCACGATCTTGCGCGCGAGATCGGGGCGCTGTGCACGGCCTACGGCGTCGACATGGAAGCGCTGTGCCGCAGCCTCTGCCTGTCCTGGACCGAGCTCAAGTCCTTTGCCGCCGATCCGCTGGTCACGATCGGCGCGCACAGCGTCAGCCATTGCAACCTCGCCAAGCAGGCGGAAGACATCGCCGCGCAGGAGATGGCCGCGAGCCGCGCGCGGATCGAGCAGGTGCTGGAGCGCCCCGTGCTGCACCTCGCCTATCCCTATGGCGACCGCGACGCCGCGGGCGCGCGCGAATTCGCCCTTGCCGCATCCGCCGGCTTCAAGACTGCGGTGACGACACGGCCCGGCATGCTGTTCGCGGAGAACGCCGGCCACATGACCGCGCTGCCCCGCGTGTCGCTCAATGGCAATTATCAGGACGCGCGGATCCTGCCGGTGCTGACCTCGGGCGCCGCGACCGCGATGTGGAACGGATTCCGCCGCATCGCGGCGGCGTAG
- a CDS encoding ATP-binding protein, producing MAIDAPSSPSAQPWSDRLRHSTIILIAAALALSVVVSLGELSALHAAIVFLCIAAAALIPWRLHDPAASRDDVRRINPVESAAVAAVVAGMPDPAVLLDRAGRVIHLNAAAAQLAPALRRNELAQFALRSPEIITALREAIATTEPRRATYLDHVPVDRWMELIITPVPVPTSFGGTDKCMLMTFHDQTPLRRVEEMRADFVANASHELRTPLAALSGFIDTLQGQAKDDPKARERFLGIMHNQATRMARLIDDLLSLSRVELSAHVRPDTLVDLVPIIRQVADGLEPLARERQVEVDIHLPEPPVMIAGDREELLRLFENLIENALKYGASGGRVIVSLTSSVAADGTQEIRVMVRDFGPGIAPEHLPRLTERFYRVDVGDSRSQGGTGLGLSLVKHILNRHRGRLLIESVPRQGATFTACFPQTKTPA from the coding sequence ATGGCGATCGACGCCCCCTCTTCTCCCTCCGCCCAGCCCTGGTCCGACCGGCTCCGGCACTCGACCATCATCCTGATCGCCGCGGCGCTGGCGCTGTCCGTCGTGGTCTCGCTCGGCGAATTGTCGGCGCTGCACGCCGCCATCGTGTTCCTCTGCATCGCGGCGGCGGCCTTGATCCCGTGGCGGCTGCACGATCCCGCCGCCTCCCGCGATGACGTCAGGCGCATCAACCCGGTCGAGAGCGCGGCGGTGGCCGCGGTGGTCGCCGGCATGCCGGATCCGGCGGTGCTGCTCGACCGCGCCGGCCGCGTCATCCACCTCAATGCCGCCGCGGCCCAGCTCGCGCCGGCGCTGCGCCGGAACGAGCTCGCCCAGTTCGCGCTGCGTTCGCCGGAGATCATCACCGCGCTGCGCGAGGCCATCGCGACCACCGAGCCGCGGCGCGCGACCTATCTCGATCATGTTCCGGTCGATCGCTGGATGGAGCTGATCATCACGCCGGTACCGGTGCCGACCAGCTTCGGCGGCACCGACAAATGCATGCTGATGACGTTCCACGACCAGACGCCGCTGCGCCGGGTCGAGGAGATGCGCGCCGATTTCGTCGCCAATGCCAGCCACGAGCTGCGCACGCCGCTGGCGGCGCTGTCGGGCTTCATCGATACGCTCCAGGGCCAGGCCAAGGACGACCCCAAGGCGCGCGAGCGCTTCCTCGGCATCATGCACAACCAGGCCACGCGCATGGCGCGCCTGATCGACGATCTCCTGTCGCTGTCGCGGGTCGAGCTGTCGGCCCATGTCCGGCCCGACACCCTGGTCGATCTCGTGCCGATCATCCGCCAGGTCGCCGACGGGCTCGAGCCGCTGGCGCGCGAGCGCCAGGTCGAGGTGGACATCCACCTGCCGGAGCCGCCGGTGATGATCGCGGGGGACCGCGAGGAGCTGCTCCGCCTGTTCGAGAACCTGATCGAGAACGCACTCAAATACGGCGCCTCCGGCGGGCGCGTCATCGTGTCGCTGACCTCGAGCGTCGCCGCTGACGGAACTCAGGAAATCCGGGTCATGGTCCGCGATTTCGGCCCGGGCATCGCGCCGGAGCACCTGCCGCGGCTGACCGAACGCTTCTACCGGGTCGACGTCGGCGACAGCCGCTCGCAAGGCGGCACCGGGCTCGGGTTATCGCTGGTGAAGCATATTCTTAACCGTCATCGCGGCCGCCTTTTGATCGAAAGCGTGCCCAGGCAAGGTGCCACCTTCACCGCCTGTTTTCCCCAGACCAAGACTCCGGCTTGA
- the pstB gene encoding phosphate ABC transporter ATP-binding protein PstB — MSEMSVSVSAPTVHPGSQPLPEAPAKVTARNLNFYYGEHHALKNINLTLGTNRVTAFIGPSGCGKSTLLRIFNRMYDLYPGQRATGQLLLDQTNILDPKLDLNLLRARVGMVFQKPTPFPMTIYENIAFGIRLYEKISKSEMDDRVEKALRGGALWNEVKDKLNASGLSLSGGQQQRLCIARTVAVRPEVILFDEPCSALDPISTAKVEELIQELSENYTIAIVTHNMQQAARVSDKTAFMYLGELIEFDDTSKIFTSPSDRRTQDYITGRFG; from the coding sequence ATGAGTGAAATGTCTGTTTCCGTCAGCGCGCCGACCGTTCATCCCGGCTCGCAGCCGCTGCCCGAGGCGCCCGCCAAGGTCACCGCGCGCAACCTGAATTTCTACTACGGTGAGCACCACGCGCTGAAGAACATCAATCTGACGCTCGGCACCAATCGTGTCACGGCGTTCATCGGCCCGTCGGGCTGCGGCAAGTCGACCCTGCTGCGCATCTTCAATCGGATGTACGATCTCTATCCGGGCCAGCGCGCCACCGGCCAGCTGCTGCTCGACCAGACCAACATCCTGGACCCCAAGCTGGACCTCAATTTGCTGCGCGCTCGCGTCGGCATGGTGTTCCAGAAGCCGACGCCGTTCCCGATGACGATCTACGAGAACATCGCCTTCGGCATTCGTCTGTACGAGAAGATCTCGAAGTCCGAGATGGACGACCGCGTCGAGAAGGCGCTGCGCGGCGGCGCACTATGGAACGAGGTCAAGGACAAGCTCAATGCCTCCGGCCTGTCGCTCTCCGGCGGCCAGCAGCAGCGGCTCTGCATCGCCCGCACCGTCGCGGTGCGGCCCGAGGTGATCCTGTTCGACGAGCCCTGCTCGGCGCTCGACCCGATCTCGACCGCCAAGGTCGAGGAGCTGATCCAGGAATTGTCCGAGAACTACACGATCGCGATCGTCACCCACAACATGCAGCAGGCGGCGCGCGTCTCCGACAAGACCGCCTTCATGTATCTCGGCGAGTTGATCGAGTTCGACGATACCAGCAAGATCTTCACGTCGCCGAGCGATCGGCGCACGCAGGATTACATCACCGGCCGGTTCGGCTGA
- the pstC gene encoding phosphate ABC transporter permease subunit PstC — MAVESNVIDAAGPYDRAKALSAFKLGDVTFYWITRLSAISVLLILGGIIISLIVGAFPAMKEYGISFLWTQRWAPSADPPVLGALGPMYGTLVTSFIAMLIAIPVGLGIAIFLTELCPQWLRRPIGMAVELLAGIPSIIYGMWGFFVLGPFLANTFQPFMIRVFDGVPVLGAIFAGPPSYLSLFNAALILAIMVLPFITSISVDVFKTVPPVLKEAAYGVGCTTWEVVRSVVIPYTRVGIIGGVMLALGRALGETMAVTFIIGNSFRISSSIFAPGTTISAAIASEFAESDGLHQSGLILLGLLLFVLTFFVLAAARLMLLRLEKKAGK, encoded by the coding sequence ATGGCTGTCGAGAGCAATGTGATAGATGCTGCCGGTCCATATGATCGCGCCAAGGCCTTGAGCGCGTTCAAGCTCGGCGACGTCACCTTCTACTGGATCACGCGGTTGTCCGCGATCTCGGTGTTGCTGATCCTCGGCGGCATCATCATCTCGCTGATCGTCGGTGCGTTCCCGGCGATGAAGGAATACGGCATCTCCTTCCTGTGGACGCAGCGCTGGGCGCCCTCGGCCGATCCGCCGGTGCTCGGCGCGCTCGGGCCGATGTACGGTACGCTCGTCACCTCCTTCATCGCGATGCTGATCGCCATTCCGGTCGGTCTCGGCATTGCGATCTTCCTCACCGAGCTCTGCCCGCAATGGCTGCGCCGCCCGATCGGCATGGCGGTCGAGCTGCTCGCCGGCATTCCCTCGATCATCTACGGCATGTGGGGCTTCTTCGTGCTCGGCCCGTTCCTGGCCAACACCTTCCAGCCCTTCATGATCCGGGTGTTCGACGGCGTTCCCGTGCTGGGCGCGATCTTCGCCGGTCCCCCGTCCTATCTCAGCCTGTTCAACGCCGCGCTGATCCTCGCCATCATGGTGCTGCCTTTCATCACCTCGATCTCGGTCGACGTGTTCAAGACGGTGCCGCCGGTGCTGAAGGAAGCCGCCTACGGCGTCGGCTGCACCACCTGGGAAGTCGTCCGCAGCGTCGTGATTCCCTACACCCGCGTCGGCATCATCGGCGGCGTCATGCTGGCGCTGGGCCGCGCGCTGGGCGAGACCATGGCGGTGACCTTCATCATCGGCAACTCGTTCCGGATCTCCTCGTCGATCTTCGCGCCGGGCACCACGATCTCGGCGGCGATCGCGTCCGAGTTCGCCGAGAGCGACGGCCTGCACCAGTCCGGCCTGATCCTTCTCGGTCTGCTCCTGTTCGTGCTGACGTTCTTCGTGCTCGCGGCCGCGCGGCTGATGCTGCTGCGTCTGGAAAAGAAGGCGGGGAAGTGA
- the phoU gene encoding phosphate signaling complex protein PhoU → MGSEHTVKAFDSDLQELTRLVAEMGGIAERMIVDSVDALIRRDVALGQRVVTTDGELDALQKRIEERAVLTIARRQPMAVDLREIVGAMRVATDLERIGDLAKNMGKRVAALETDFHPLKLFRGLEHMTDLVQQQVKSVLDAYAAHDLPAAMAVWKGDEEVDAICTSLFRELLTYMMEDPRNISFCIHLMFCAKNIERIGDHATNIAETVFYMIEGQAITDKRPKGDMTTFATTVPNT, encoded by the coding sequence ATGGGTTCTGAACATACCGTAAAGGCCTTCGACAGCGACCTTCAGGAGCTCACCCGCTTGGTCGCCGAGATGGGCGGCATCGCCGAGCGCATGATCGTCGATTCCGTCGACGCGCTGATCCGCCGCGACGTCGCGCTCGGCCAGCGGGTCGTCACCACCGACGGCGAGCTCGACGCGCTGCAGAAGCGCATCGAGGAGCGCGCCGTGCTCACCATCGCCCGCCGCCAGCCGATGGCCGTCGACCTGCGCGAGATCGTCGGGGCCATGCGCGTTGCGACGGATCTCGAGCGCATCGGCGATCTCGCCAAGAACATGGGCAAGCGCGTCGCGGCGCTGGAGACGGATTTCCACCCGCTCAAGCTGTTCCGCGGCCTGGAGCACATGACCGACCTCGTGCAGCAGCAGGTCAAGAGCGTGCTGGACGCCTATGCCGCGCACGACCTGCCGGCGGCGATGGCGGTGTGGAAGGGCGACGAGGAAGTCGACGCCATCTGCACCTCGCTGTTCCGCGAGCTCCTCACCTACATGATGGAGGATCCGCGCAACATCTCGTTCTGCATCCACCTGATGTTCTGTGCCAAGAACATCGAGCGGATCGGCGACCACGCCACCAACATCGCCGAGACCGTGTTCTACATGATCGAGGGCCAGGCGATCACCGACAAGCGGCCGAAAGGCGACATGACGACCTTCGCCACGACGGTGCCGAATACCTAA
- a CDS encoding OmpA family protein has translation MQKLFSWASKWWPGLIPLAVMWGFAAWNNTLPVEADLSARSSAALKDTVLDKTRIAVDGRDVSLAADAFSEEGRRDAVMAVETVPGVRLVDDRTRLVPEAKPFVWNAERDVVRVTLSGSAPLPSMKARLTEAARKEVGGVEVADQMGLARGAPPRFEAAAMLLLDQIGKLKDGKITITDTKVNLSGMARELGGREAIAAALKNLPEGFSIAANEIKAPPYIFQAYKDPVAATVTLTGYVPDNNVHAAIATSASRKFFTEKVVDNLKASIGAPGSFNTAVVAALGALSRLSTGTLVVSDREVKLSGDALYEGAANEIRAGLGKDFPKNWQYKPEITVKPAAGPVDGTVCQQLFSELLTKGKIRFANKRADIDPDSAGILDRLIETALRCPTTNIEVAGHTDADGEDSFNQALSEKRAQAVIDYLVRAGLPASRFNAVGHGSTQPVAGNDTDEGKAQNRRIEFLVR, from the coding sequence ATGCAGAAGCTTTTCTCGTGGGCCAGCAAATGGTGGCCGGGGCTGATCCCCCTTGCCGTCATGTGGGGATTTGCGGCCTGGAATAATACCTTACCGGTCGAGGCCGATCTGTCGGCCCGCAGCTCGGCTGCGCTGAAGGACACCGTTCTGGACAAGACCCGGATCGCGGTCGACGGCCGCGACGTCAGCCTGGCCGCGGACGCCTTCTCCGAGGAGGGGCGCCGCGATGCGGTGATGGCGGTCGAAACCGTGCCCGGCGTGCGGCTGGTCGACGACCGGACCCGCCTTGTTCCTGAGGCCAAGCCCTTCGTCTGGAACGCCGAGCGCGACGTGGTGCGGGTGACGCTGTCGGGCTCCGCACCGCTGCCATCGATGAAGGCCCGGCTGACCGAGGCGGCCCGAAAGGAAGTCGGGGGCGTCGAGGTGGCCGACCAGATGGGGCTGGCGCGCGGGGCGCCACCGCGGTTCGAGGCCGCCGCGATGCTGCTGCTCGATCAGATCGGCAAGCTGAAGGACGGCAAGATCACCATCACGGACACCAAGGTCAACCTGTCGGGCATGGCGCGCGAGCTCGGCGGCCGCGAGGCGATTGCGGCTGCGTTGAAGAACCTGCCGGAGGGTTTTTCGATTGCCGCCAACGAGATCAAGGCGCCGCCCTACATCTTCCAGGCCTACAAGGATCCGGTGGCCGCGACGGTGACGCTGACCGGCTACGTTCCGGACAACAACGTCCACGCCGCGATCGCCACCAGCGCCTCGCGAAAGTTCTTCACCGAAAAGGTCGTCGACAATCTCAAGGCCAGCATCGGCGCACCCGGCTCCTTCAACACGGCGGTCGTCGCCGCGCTCGGCGCGCTGTCGCGGCTGTCGACCGGCACGCTTGTCGTCTCCGACCGCGAGGTGAAGCTCTCGGGCGATGCGCTCTACGAGGGCGCCGCCAACGAGATCCGCGCAGGTCTCGGCAAGGACTTCCCGAAGAACTGGCAGTACAAGCCGGAGATCACGGTGAAGCCCGCCGCAGGCCCGGTCGACGGCACCGTGTGCCAGCAATTGTTCTCGGAGCTCCTGACCAAGGGCAAGATCCGCTTCGCCAACAAGCGTGCGGACATCGATCCTGACTCGGCCGGCATCCTCGATCGTCTCATCGAGACGGCGCTGCGCTGCCCCACTACCAATATCGAGGTCGCCGGGCATACCGACGCCGATGGCGAGGATTCCTTCAACCAGGCCCTCTCCGAAAAACGCGCCCAGGCGGTGATCGACTATCTGGTCAGGGCGGGCCTTCCCGCCAGCCGCTTCAACGCGGTCGGCCATGGCAGCACGCAGCCCGTCGCCGGCAACGACACCGACGAAGGCAAGGCGCAGAACCGCCGCATCGAATTTCTGGTGAGGTGA
- the pstA gene encoding phosphate ABC transporter permease PstA, translating into MNPIYSRRRRKDIVIRGLCIGAAAFGVTWLALILITLLYNGLSGLNLQVFTENTPPPGSTEGGLLNAIVGSLIMTVLGVGIGAPLGLFAGTYLAEYGRNDKLTSVIRFINDILLSAPSIIIGLFIYGAVVVPMRGFSAIAGSLALAVIVIPVVVRTTEDMLLLVPNPLREAASALGLPRSLVIKRIAYRAARSGLITGVLLATARVAGETAPLLFTALSNQFFSLSLNKTMANLPVTINNFVQSPYAYWKQLAWSGALLITLTVLALNIGARILGAERTAK; encoded by the coding sequence ATGAATCCGATCTATTCGCGCCGCCGCCGCAAGGACATCGTCATCCGCGGGCTCTGCATTGGCGCCGCCGCCTTCGGCGTCACCTGGCTCGCGCTGATCCTGATCACGCTGCTCTACAACGGCCTGTCCGGTTTGAACCTGCAGGTCTTCACCGAGAACACGCCGCCGCCCGGCTCGACCGAGGGCGGTCTGCTCAACGCCATCGTCGGCTCGCTGATCATGACCGTGCTCGGCGTCGGTATCGGCGCGCCGCTCGGCCTGTTCGCCGGCACCTACCTCGCCGAGTACGGCCGCAACGACAAGCTGACCTCGGTGATCCGTTTCATCAACGACATCCTCCTGTCGGCGCCCTCGATCATCATCGGCCTGTTCATCTATGGCGCGGTGGTGGTGCCGATGCGCGGCTTCTCGGCGATCGCGGGCAGTCTCGCGCTCGCCGTCATCGTGATCCCGGTCGTCGTGCGCACCACAGAGGACATGCTGCTGCTGGTGCCGAATCCGCTGCGCGAAGCCGCGAGCGCACTGGGCTTGCCGCGCTCGCTGGTGATCAAGCGGATCGCCTATCGGGCCGCGCGCTCCGGCCTCATCACCGGCGTGCTGCTCGCCACCGCCCGCGTCGCCGGCGAGACCGCGCCGCTGCTGTTCACCGCGCTGTCGAACCAGTTCTTCAGCCTCAGCCTGAACAAGACGATGGCGAACCTGCCGGTCACCATCAACAACTTCGTGCAGAGCCCCTACGCCTACTGGAAGCAGCTCGCCTGGAGCGGCGCGCTGCTGATCACCCTGACCGTGCTTGCCCTGAACATTGGCGCGCGCATCCTTGGCGCCGAGAGGACTGCAAAATGA